From the genome of Astyanax mexicanus isolate ESR-SI-001 chromosome 3, AstMex3_surface, whole genome shotgun sequence:
TGGCTCGGcacaaaccacaaaaaaaaacaagctcgATCATCTTGTCAAACTCTCTGAATCATATTAGCAGAAGACCCCTGGGTCCTGTCATCGCTGTCATCAGGCTACCAATTCCAGTGTTAAACTGCTCTTGACTCGTTCATAATTGAACTTGCTGAAGTTGTATTTACCAGGCAGCTATATTATAACCAGTATAAATTGTTTTTCAGTGGTGCTTTTTCGGTGGTTCCACTGTTTAGGTGTATGTTAAAGCCATTTCTACTTGATACAACAGTGTTGATGGTGCACCCTTCAATGCATACAAAATAATAAGTAGCTTCCACTCAGGCACCATAGGGCTCCCCAACCTGTACTTTCAGATCAGGATAAATTGTGTTTACTATTGAGcttgcttaaaaataaaaatacagttatgattttttttttcatttgactaCTTCCTGTTCCTGatattttttctactttttctttttcaggaAGGAGTAAACTGCTTTTCCTGCAAGTACccactgtgcaacagaggtataATATATTTCACTAACACATCAAGAAGACATTTACCTATTAAACCTGGAATTTGAATATTGGGATATGGAATCCATAAATTCCAGCACTCATGAAAGTTCTTCTACTCAGTGCATGGATGCATCTGTCAAAATTGAACAAAACATTACTGAAGAAGTAGCATCCTACATTTGtacagagtgtggaaagagttttagatTTCCCAGTACCTTTAAAAGACACCAGCggattcacacaggagaaaaaccatatcactgcttagagtgtggaaagagttttagagAAACTGATACCCTCAgtaaacaccagcgcattcacactggagagaaaccatttcactgtTCAGAATGTGGAAAGAgatttaatcaacagagtcatctccaaagACACCAAAGCATTCACaaaggagagaaaccgtataattgttcagagtgtggaaagagttttagatACAGTGATACCCTCCAAAatcaccaacgcattcacactggagagaaaccatttcagtgctcagactgtgggatgagTTTTATTGAGAGTGGTGTCCTCAGGAAACATCAGCgcactcacactggagagaaaccgtataactgttcagagtgtggaaagagttttgttcaacagagtcatctccgaAGGCAtgagcgcattcacactggagagaaaccgtatttctGCACAGAGTGTGGGCAGAGTTTTAGAGAGAGTGGTACCCTCAGTAAACAtatgcgcattcacacaggagagagaccgtTTGACTGTTTAGAGTGTGGACAGAAATTCAGAGACAGTGGTACCCTCCttaaacaccagcgcattcacactggtgagaaaccgtatttctgctcagactgtggacaGAGCTTTCGAGACAGTGGTACTCTTCTTAAACatcaacgcattcacactggagagaaaccgtttcctTGTTCTGACTGTGGACAGAGATTTAGAGACAGTAGTACCCTCTATAAACACCAGCGGATTCACACCCGAGAtaaaccatttcactgctcagactgtggaaagattTTTATTGAGAGTAATGACCTCAAGGATCACCAGTGCATGAGAGAAACAAATGAGAGTTTGTGTTTGGGAGAGAGTAGTTTATTGGAGAAACCCTAGTCTTTTCTTGTGAGCAAACAGTTACCAAGACAATTGATCTGTGTAGTAAATTGATGTCTTCACCACAGCATAACCTTcaacacaagacaagacaagtgTAATTTAAAAGAAGTATAATCAGGAAATAATTAGGGGAAAAGGTGTTTCTCTAGGTCGGTAGTTTTATGCCACATTATTATTCACAATAAAATGACTTGGTAAGGATGTATATATGCTTTTGACCCATTGtgttatttaacaaaataaatgtgtatttaacaAGTGTAAATGTGACGTTTAGCTTAGTTAAAGAATACTTACTAATATCAATAACTGTTGTTTGTTTTAGATGTTTATATATCTCTTCATAAGGTGAAATGGACAGTTTGTTGGGTTGGTTATGAGGTAATGACTGGCCAGTTTAAAACTTTACAGTTTTTCCTAATGAATTTCACATAatttttacatcagcaataatgaacagaaaaaaaatatcatgaaTGTTTTAATTTATCCAGTCATTACTCTAGAATTCATGCCTTGTGTTTCTCTCACAAGAATTGTAACCAGTGTAAGAAGCGGCCGGGGGTCACTAATAAATATgtatgtaagattttttttttttatgtgtttgaaTTACTCTTTTAATCCTGACAGAAAATCCTTAAGTGGAGCTGGTTATATGTGCCATATGTGAtgcataatttaaatataatacatgTGCCCAAGCTGACAATTGCTGGATTTAAATAAGGGAAAGCCATCGATATTAAAAGTCAGGCTGTTAATTTTGTCTTGGTCAGTAGGCTGTTTGTTTAATGCTACTTGTTCAGATTTTTTTCTATCTCAAAATAAATGTACACTGCTCTATCAATGTTACATTTACATCTCACAACAGTTTTActaaaatatcaaatcaaatcaaatttatttgtatagcgctttttacaactggtgttggcacaaagcagctttacagaaacatgattacaggacaaagaatcaggaaaaacattaaacatagaatatacataatacagaacccccagtgagcgcggaggcaaggaaaaactccctcagagctgcaggaggaggaagaaaccttaagactcacattaaagggggggaccatcctaccactggtcaaatggcttttaaattaattttaaaaagtctttcatacatccacataggttttatatattcaggtgtatagcagctccactaatggcttatagagtaagatggatgatgagcagctgatctgtggtggtggatggagaagagctgacttcagaaacttccagtctggccagacagaggacatgagagcctgagggtccaacatccctcggtatcgggtcagacaggtgggcagtcagtaactcagaggaaggcagagagatggaattagttttgactggatttatgtaaaacagagaatataaaacattatcagagtgtggcaaatgactccggcagatctaaataaaacagcctaactaaaggcagagagccagaaggtaacatagacatggaggctccctgaaacactggcatccacccactccaccgtccacaaacctgagtgaccgtgtgcagtgggagaacagcagcaccagcatctcagtttaccacaatttcctctgtccatgaacccctgaatctgcagccttatctaaagagaaaaacattaattaccaaaagctaagctaaacaagtaagttttcagtctagacttaaagattgagactgtgtctgagtcccgaacatattcggggagattattccagagttgaggcgctttataagagaaagctcttccttctgcagagctcctctgaattttaggaactactaataaaccagcaccctgagatctaagtaatcgcggtggttcataacaggagatgaggtcttgtaaatactcaggagcgagcccgtgtagggctttatacgctaacaggagaattttatagtctatgcggaatttgactggaagccagtgtagtgctgatagtactggactaatatggtcaaattttctcgttttagtaaggaccctggctgcagcattttgaactagctgaagtttatttaagttactgccggaacatccagacagtagcgcattgcaataatctagccttgaggtaataaaggcatgtactcatttttctgagtcatgcagtgatagggcatttcttagcttggcgatgttacggaggtgtagaaaagctgttctagtaacattagatatgtgtttatcgaatgctagatctgaatctatgataactccaaggtttttagctgctgaaccaggggtggctgagaagtcagccagatttagcattaagtctgataatttatttctagcagctttggggcctaataggagaacttctgttttatcactatttaataggaggaagttgtgcgacatccatgattttacatcttctacacaatcctcgattttctttaatctcactctgtcatcaggtttggctgatatgaagagctgcgtgtcatccgcataacaatgaaaattcacatcatgttttctaataactttgcccagtgggagcatatataatgtaaacaaTAACGgccctaatatagagccttggggaattccatatcttaccttggtataactggaagacatatcatttaacctcacaaactgatagcgatcggttaagtacgatttaaaccatgctaaggcagttccggttacaccgaccatgttctctagtctttctaaaaggatagtatgatctattgtatcaaaggctgcactcagatcgagaagtacgagtagggaaacacagccttggtcggcggctataagtagatcgtttgttattctaactaaagctgtctcagtgctatgataaggcctaaatccagattgaaatttttcatagatctggtttctttgcaggtaagagcaaagttgttgggctacagctttttctaaaatcttagaaataaagggtaagtttgaaataggtctatagttagacagtacactaggatcaagatttggtttcttgatcagaggtttaattacagctgttttaaaggctttgggtacatggcccagggtgagcgatgagtttactatcattaacagaggtttaattatatctggcagtacctgttttagtaattttgtgggaacagcatcaagtgtgcaggttgtgctgtttgaagaggagataattttctctagttctagctgtggaagtgggttaaagacgtccaacctaacttcagtaacagggttttgttctagatcagccagaccagatgacagagaggatgtataatttatctgtttaattttatcccgaatgttttcaattttactattgaagaagtccataaaagcattgctggtgtgaatggctggaatctgaggttcagtacctgcctggtttttagttaatttggaaataacactaaagagaactctaggattatttttatttatctctatctgtgaggccagatacgctgagcgggctttatttagttcttttctatatttaacaagactgtctttccacgcagagtgaaacacttccagtttagttgatcgatatttacactctaaatttcgtactaactgctttaaggtacgagtttgatcattgtaccacggtgcgagcttttttggtctctctattttgtgtttaaggggtgctacaacatctaaggtagagcgaaaggtattttctaaaccttcggttagtttgtctagttctactgggtctataggagaatacattagagttgataagtctggaagcttatctgtaaattgttgggctgtaaaaggcgtaattgaacgttttacagagtagctaggggatgtacgtatattatgactgagatgtaatttaaatgaaataaggtaatgatctgaaattgcggaggtttgagaacgaatattcgggttatctatgctcacacccagggtcaaaactaaatccatagtatgattacagtaatgagtaggtcctgttatattttgaataataccaactgagtctaaaatcgatgtgaatgccttttttaatgggtcatccaatttttcgaaatgaatgttgaagtctccaactataatcactttatcattacttactgctaagtctgtgacaaaatcactaaattcttttaaaaattctaaatagggccctggtggtctgtagattaaagaaaatgcattcttttttgtaactggatttaaaataaattgtGTAGTTAGTTGAGAACAAGATGACAAAACAATGCAAACCAAAATGATCAACCCTTGGACTCAAATTCATACAGAAATTCATGAgcacgctctctctctgactgaacataacatggaatcggattcatctgctcggaaaggagactgcatcacacccacccagtttaaaatgattcttccgcatgctcggtgcaaatACCCATTCCTACCAgaaagggccctaaatcccaaaacttacagacatcagctttaacacaGCTAAATGCTTCTGACAATACCAAGGTAGGTTATGGCAGCTCACTGCTACATATGAGCATGTAGCTGTGTTTTTATTAGCTGTTGACATTTTTGCCCAGTAAAATACAGCGATAGATAGATTAATACATTTCAAACATGAGCCTGTGCCTTTCTGTCTAAGAATCCTGTCAAATTTCGCAGCATTTCTTATGTTTCTGACATGATGTCTGGTGAAAACTATGGGGAAAATCCCTGTATACAGCATCACAAGGAGATGAATTTGAAAGAAGGAGATGAAAagcaattttgtccaaaaaaataaataaaaagacataaGCTGTACTAAACTGTAGTCTAGGACAGTGTGGGGCTTCAGGTCATCTTATCTACCTCCAGTTTCAGACAGAGCTGTAAACTAGGGGGCGCTGGTTGTGTATCAGCGGTTCTGTAAAGACAGTAAAGCGGAGGAGAAGAAGATCCAGTCCGCTGTGTTATTATAGAGAAACAGGAGCTGATCTACTGAAGGTAAAGAGCTCTACTACACCTTTACACACTAAAACAGCGCTGCTGAAGATACAATGTAGGAGATGATTATCTGAGGGTTTAAATGAGAGAAGTTCACTGCTGTAGGAAAGAGCAGATCAGAAACATTCAATAACTGCATTTACTCACAGCTTTGATCTTCTGTAagttatttattgttttactgggtttaaaaaaacatttttcccaCCAGCAACATGACGCACCAGCCACCAACATTTCCTGCTAGACTGTGTTCACTGcaaccattttcttgagcccactTTTTTGGAACAGTGCATAATAATCTAATGACATTTTTTATGGTGCTTGTTAGCCTCCAATGTTCTTTTTTGTGCTCACAATGTAGCTGTTAGCTATGCATTGAAAACAAGCCAGTCTTGTAATCATTATTGTCAGGTCTTTACAAAAAAGAGGtttaaaaacattatatatttttcattaatgtTGTGTATTTTCATACTGATATATAATGCCATCTGTTGACTGGATTATCTTGACATATGTTTTTATGCATTGAAATATAGTTAAATGTAttcataaattacataaaatctATTCATTTGTTCTTCAATTTGGgacatagatttaaaaaaaaaaaatggttagaaTGGTACAGAAAGTCAGCCAAGTCATCTGGATCGGTCTGTTATCAGTTAATTGTTATAACAACAAGGTATTTTTGTAAGAAGCCCAATCCACAGCTTGATCCAGTATGGGCTGAATTGCATGCCCCCCATAGGGGAGTGCATGGCTTTGCTAGCCATCTCCCCATTAAGGTGGTCAAGTAAACCTTGCAGATGCACCTTGTATCTTTTTAAATCTCTTACAAACGTGTAGCATGCATTTGTTGCTTTGATTAAAATCTCTTTAAGAGGTTGAAGACCATATTATAGCATGAAATACTGATCCACTATTGAAAAGCACATTTGCAGGTCTCCTTTTGGAGGGTCTGGTAAGAACTTTGCAACATGTCTGGTTGTCACAGACCCACCTACCAGAAGGAGAGACCTGCCATTTGTGCCAGCTTTCCTGTACTCTCCAGATTTGGATACATTGTagtgtgttttaatatttatttggctttctattttttttggaCTATTTCCATTCCTGACTCTATtctctttctttaatttttaGGAAGAAATTGCCTGTTTTTGTCTTGCTGCTAATACCCACTATACAACTGCAGTTTAAGTTGCTTACCAAACACCACAAAGAAGGAAACACCACCAGAAGGAATTTGTCCCACCGTTAAACCTTAAACTTGAATATTGGGATATGGAATCCATATATTCCAGCACTCTGGAAACTACTTCTACTCAGTGCATGGATGCATCTGTCAAACATGAACAAAACACTACTGAGAAAGTATACTCCCTCCAGTGTACAGAGTGTGGAAAGTGTTTTAAATATCCTAGTACCTTTGAAAGACACCAGCggattcacacaggagaaaaaccatatcactgctcagagtgtggaaagagttttagagACAATGATACCCTCTGtaagcaccagcgcattcacactggagagaaaccgtatcactgttcagaatgtgggaagagatttattcaacagagtcatctccaaagACACCAacgtattcacacaggagaaaaaccgtataactgttcagagtgtggaaagagttttagaaACAGTGATACCCTCTACAATCATCAGCGCATTCATACAGGAGATAAACCAttttactgctcagagtgtgggatgagttttaATCAAAACAGCATTCTTCAGAAACACCTacgcattcacacaggggagaaaccatattactgttcagactgtggacaGAGATTTCGAGACAGTGGTGCCCTTtataaacaccagcgcattcacacaggagagaaaccatatcactgctcagagtgtggactGAGTTTTACTGAGGGTGGTGCCCTCACAActcaccagcgcattcatactggagagaaaccatatcactgttcagaTTGTGGAAAAAGTTTTAATCAACATAGTTCTCTGCAAGCAcacaagcgcattcacactggagagaaaccgtatttctGTTCAGAGTGTGCTTTGAATTTTAGTCGTCACGGCagtctccaaaaacaccagcgcattcacactggagagaaaccatatgtGTGCTCAGAGTATGGAAAGCGATTTATTGACAGCGGTGCCCTTAAAAatcaccagcgtgttcacacagGGGAGAAACCCTATCACTGTTCTGATTGTGGGAGGAACTTTAGAGAGAATCGTTTCCTCAAGAAACACCAGAAAGttcatacaggagagaaatcGTATAGCTGAATGTGTTTGGCCACAAGTCACGAGTCATCATACATCatacattagcggcaagctagctaccattactggggagagaa
Proteins encoded in this window:
- the LOC111195504 gene encoding zinc finger protein 239 gives rise to the protein MESINSSTHESSSTQCMDASVKIEQNITEEVASYICTECGKSFRFPSTFKRHQRIHTGEKPYHCLECGKSFRETDTLSKHQRIHTGEKPFHCSECGKRFNQQSHLQRHQSIHKGEKPYNCSECGKSFRYSDTLQNHQRIHTGEKPFQCSDCGMSFIESGVLRKHQRTHTGEKPYNCSECGKSFVQQSHLRRHERIHTGEKPYFCTECGQSFRESGTLSKHMRIHTGERPFDCLECGQKFRDSGTLLKHQRIHTGEKPYFCSDCGQSFRDSGTLLKHQRIHTGEKPFPCSDCGQRFRDSSTLYKHQRIHTRDKPFHCSDCGKIFIESNDLKDHQCMRETNESLCLGESSLLEKP
- the LOC125780409 gene encoding zinc finger protein 501-like; its protein translation is MESIYSSTLETTSTQCMDASVKHEQNTTEKVYSLQCTECGKCFKYPSTFERHQRIHTGEKPYHCSECGKSFRDNDTLCKHQRIHTGEKPYHCSECGKRFIQQSHLQRHQRIHTGEKPYNCSECGKSFRNSDTLYNHQRIHTGDKPFYCSECGMSFNQNSILQKHLRIHTGEKPYYCSDCGQRFRDSGALYKHQRIHTGEKPYHCSECGLSFTEGGALTTHQRIHTGEKPYHCSDCGKSFNQHSSLQAHKRIHTGEKPYFCSECALNFSRHGSLQKHQRIHTGEKPYVCSEYGKRFIDSGALKNHQRVHTGEKPYHCSDCGRNFRENRFLKKHQKVHTGEKSYS